In the Vitis vinifera cultivar Pinot Noir 40024 chromosome 2, ASM3070453v1 genome, one interval contains:
- the LOC104877734 gene encoding uncharacterized protein LOC104877734 — protein sequence MKLFVNRSFLHLVEDIDSTKKMNWAEFVLSYLVHGIEEFKKKQQSGLFYHEHIAFEEKFLPLYTRPSPRITSWGDDEVLDRKRRLKKLGGYANENLKIWVIENEIRDCVDGNAMIMASENEDDEKFVINLNKDVIKRVDGGNLMEMDKTFQQLKTHLIDMAYGASSSSCDQILAKFKENYTTVKGLFLRSSGKPLRMHEEGTKNDMLSCERSLEDTNNMNVNEHYLHTLSNEKLCTEDLNEKNEDACATSIEVHIIPDENQNILPLPIKRSRRDYGKEPLRALCGYPNHVMKTRTSRERKPSKFKVSLFVHNLRKMVKCEASEV from the exons ATGAAGCTTTTTGTGAATCGTTCTTTCTTACATCTTGTGGAAGACATCGATTCAACAAAGAAGATGAATTGGGCAGAATTTGTGTTGTCCTATCTTGTGCACGGGATTGAAGAGTTTaagaagaaacaacaaagtgGG TTATTCTACCACGAGCATATAGCGTTTGAAGAGAAATTTCTACCGCTATATACTCGACCTTCTCCTCGGATTACTTCTTGGGGAGATGATGAAGTATTGGACAGGAAACGAAGATTGAAAAAACTTGGTGGATATGCAAATGAGAAT CTCAAAATATGGGTGATAGAAAATGAGATAAGGGATTGCGTTGATGGAAATGCAATGATAATGGCGAGTGAGAATGAAGACGATGAGAAATTTGTAATCAATCTAAACAAAGATGTTATTAAACGA GTTGATGGTGGGAACTTAATGGAGATGGATAAAACCTTTCAACAATTAAAGACACATCTAATTGATATGGCTTATGGTGCAAGTAGTAGTAGTTGTGATCAAATTTTGGCTAAATTTAAGGAGAATTATACTACAGTGAAAGGTCTCTTCCTTAGGTCAAGCGGAAAACCTTTGAGAATGCACGAGGAAGGAACGAAGAATGACATGCTCTCATGCGAGAGAAGTTTGGAAGATACGAACAATATGAATGTGAATGAACATTATCTTCACACTTTGTCAAATGAGAAGTTATGCACCGAGGACTTGAATGAaaagaatgaagatgcatgTGCTACATCAATTGAAGTGCATATCATTCCAGacgaaaatcaaaatattttaccacTTCCAATCAAAAGGAGTAGAAGAGATTATGGAAAG GAACCATTACGAGCACTATGTGGTTATCCTAATCATGTCATGAAAACACGTACATCAAGGGAGAGGAAACCAAGTAAATTCAAGGTCTCCCTGTTTGTACACAATTTAAGGAAGATGGTAAAATGTGAAGCATCAGAGGTATAA